The proteins below come from a single Xenopus tropicalis strain Nigerian chromosome 9, UCB_Xtro_10.0, whole genome shotgun sequence genomic window:
- the hoxd13 gene encoding homeobox protein Hox-D13, whose translation MCKALSKRTQWEMEGLRGGGEGPSSNQCRNFLSSPSVFGSPSSRTVPGLAYSAPDRSGSARAEATKEGPTCPASTGPSGPSLGYGYHFGNGYYSCRMSHGVGLQQNPLKSSSHASLGGFPVEKYMDVSGLASTSVPSNEVSSRAKEVSYFQGYTNPYQHVPGYLDMVSTFSSGEPRHEAYISMEGYQSWTLANGWNGQVYCPKDQSQAPHFWKSSFPGDVALNQADMCVYRRGRKKRVPYTKLQLKELENEYAVNKFINKDKRRRISAATNLSERQVTIWFQNRRVKDKKIVSKLKDTIS comes from the exons ATGTGCAAGGCTCTGAGCAAACGCACCCAGTGGGAGATGGAAGGCttgagaggaggaggagagggacccTCCAGTAACCAGTGCAGGAATTTCCTCTCCAGCCCCTCGGTGTTTGGGAGCCCCTCCAGCAGGACGGTGCCGGGATTGGCCTATTCTGCCCCAGATCGCTCCGGCTCAGCCCGGGCAGAGGCCACCAAGGAAGGTCCCACTTGCCCCGCTTCGACTGGCCCGTCTGGCCCATCCCTTGGCTATGGATACCACTTCGGCAACGGATACTACAGCTGTCGCATGTCGCATGGGGTCGGGCTACAACAGAACCCCCTGAAATCCTCCAGCCATGCCTCCCTAGGGGGCTTCCCAGTGGAGAAATATATGGACGTGTCTGGCTTGGCCAGTACCAGTGTCCCCAGCAATGAGGTGTCTTCCAGGGCCAAGGAGGTGTCTTACTTCCAGGGCTACACCAACCCCTACCAGCATGTCCCTGGCTACTTGGATATGGTGTCCACCTTTAGCTCTGGGGAGCCCAGACACGAAGCGTACATCTCAATGGAAGGCTACCAGTCATGGACTCTGGCTAATGGCTGGAACGGGCAAGTTTATTGTCCTAAAGACCAGTCCCAAGCCCCACACTTCTGGAAGTCCTCCTTCCCAG GAGATGTAGCGCTAAACCAGGCGGACATGTGTGTGTACCGGCGCGGCAGGAAGAAGAGGGTGCCCTACACCAAGCTGCAGCTCAAAGAACTGGAAAATGAATATGCAGTTAACAAGTTCATTAACAAGGACAAGAGGAGGAGGATATCGGCCGCCACCAATCTCTCTGAGAGACAGGTCACTATATGGTTCCAGAACAGGAGGGTCAAGGACAAGAAGATCGTCTCCAAACTAAAGGACACCATTTCCTGA
- the evx2 gene encoding homeobox even-skipped homolog protein 2 produces MGHFDQSFHRFGIPQFLRNDQGRGKEKKIHPTDNSGRQCQAESELVLLQIIIISIYSSSSSLCTFFSVFFFSLSLSKAEMMERIRKEMILMERGLHSPGSGKRLPTVSDPAGNAVLEALEHAHHAGRLSPRITSSSLHGAIGEHHSKGKFEIESLFGISHSTEESNGDISGADRGKKLSQYPEVSKEADMNSDVEVGCAGLRSPGSINGNQLKESSKDSGSSVASTTGSSTPSGIGSLNGLNPVGSSSSAADQVRRYRTAFTREQIGRLEKEFYRENYVSRPRRCELAAALNLPETTIKVWFQNRRMKDKRQRLAMSWPHPADPSFYTYMMTHAAATGSLPYPFHSHVPLHYYPHVGVTAAAAAAAASGAAAAAASPFATSIRPLDTFRALSHPYSRPELLCSFRHPGLYQSPAGINSTAAAAAAAAAAAAASAPGSSPCSCLSCHSNQTASALGSASRGSDFTCTAASQRSESSFLPYSAAVLSKTSVSPPDQREETPLTR; encoded by the exons ATGGGTCATTTTGACCAGTCATTCCATCGCTTTGGCATCCCACAATTTCTACGCAACGATCAAGgaagggggaaagaaaaaaaaatccaccctACAGATAATAGTGGGAGACAGTGCCAGGCTGAGAGTGAGCTGGTCCTGCTGCAAATCATCATCATCTCTAtctacagcagcagcagcagcctctgcacttttttttcagttttttttttctctctctctctctccaaagCTGAGATGATGGAAAGGATAAGAAAGGAGATGATTCTCATGGAGAGAGGCTTGCACAGCCCAGGATCAGGCAAGCGGCTTCCCACTGTCTCCGACCCAGCTGGGAATGCAGTGCTAGAGGCCCTGGAACATGCTCACCACGCCGGCCGCCTCAGCCCCAGGatcacctcctcctccctgcaTGGAGCCATAGGGGAGCACCACAGCAAGGGCAAGTTTGAGATCGAATCTCTCTTCGGCATCTCTCATTCAACGGAGGAAAGTAACGGCGATATCTCCGGGGCTGACAGGGGAAAGAAGCTCAGCCAGTATCCCGAAGTTTCCAAAGAAGCCGATATGAACAGTGATGTGGAGGTGGGCTGCGCAGGGCTGCGCTCCCCGGGCAGTATCAATGGCAACCAACTCAAGGAAAGCAGCAAAG ACAGTggatcatccgtggccagcaccaCCGGCTCCTCAACGCCGTCCGGTATAGGCAGCCTGAATGGGCTCAATCCCGTCGGGAGTTCTAGTTCGGCGGCTGATCAGGTGCGCCGGTACCGAACAGCATTTACCCGGGAGCAGATTGGGCGCCTGGAGAAGGAATTCTACCGGGAGAATTACGTGTCCCGGCCCAGGAGATGCGAATTGGCCGCTGCCCTAAACCTCCCGGAGACCACCATCAAG GTCTGGTTCCAGAACCGGCGCATGAAGGACAAGAGGCAACGCCTGGCCATGTCTTGGCCTCACCCAGCAGATCCGAGCTTCTACACTTACATGATGACCCACGCTGCGGCCACCGGGAGTCTGCCTTACCCCTTTCACTCCCATGTACCCTTGCACTACTATCCCCACGTTGGGGTAACTGCGGCTGCGGCGGCTGCTGCAGcctctggtgctgctgctgcggccGCTTCCCCCTTTGCTACCTCCATCCGCCCTCTGGACACTTTCCGTGCCCTCTCCCACCCTTACTCCAGACCGGAACTTCTGTGCAGTTTTAGACACCCAGGTCTCTACCAATCCCCGGCTGGGATCAACAGCACCGCGGCAGCTGCAGCAGCTGCGGCGGCCGCAGCAGCTGCCTCAGCACCGGGCTCTTCTCCTTGCTCCTGCCTCAGTtgtcatagcaaccagacagcttcAGCCCTGGGCTCAGCCAGCAGGGGGTCGGATTTCACTTGCACTGCGGCCTCCCAAAGATCAGAAAGCAGCTTTCTCCCCTACTCAGCAGCAGTACTCAGCAAAACGTCAGTGTCCCCCCCGGATCAGAGAGAGGAGACCCCCCTGACAAGATAA